Proteins encoded within one genomic window of Gemmatimonadota bacterium:
- a CDS encoding zinc ribbon domain-containing protein, whose protein sequence is AKRAGIRIEPVDPKYTSQTCAECGHCEKGNRQTQASFRCKVCGHKDHADRNAARNIRAKALCQQA, encoded by the coding sequence AGGCCAAGCGTGCTGGTATCCGCATAGAACCTGTTGACCCCAAATATACCAGCCAGACGTGTGCCGAGTGTGGACATTGTGAAAAAGGCAATAGACAAACCCAGGCATCCTTCAGATGCAAAGTGTGTGGTCATAAAGACCATGCTGACCGCAACGCTGCTCGGAATATCCGAGCAAAGGCTTTGTGTCAACAAGCCTAA